A window of the Haloquadratum walsbyi C23 genome harbors these coding sequences:
- a CDS encoding phosphonate C-P lyase system protein PhnL — MTSQANTDDRTKTKTQSISRTELCRPVLTVKQLSKTFALHTVDETEVVGLDEVSFQVTAGEFLGVVGESGSGKSSLLKCIYRTYQATDGDILYHQRVQNPGDESSDEITTEINLVSCSDREIIRLRKNAIGYTSQFLDEIPRVPAVDVVARPLCEQGFADKKARERAKSLLSQLRLPKSLWEAYPATFSGGERQRVNLAQAIAPKPNLLLLDEPTSALDPETRRAAVELLETYLDDDTTVIGVFHNADVVSAVADRIAVLDEAQLKRIEPAETYSATHSRTDSVAVDQEKKTNNDYTADTAGDSETDTNGGDPQ; from the coding sequence ATGACATCACAAGCAAATACAGACGATCGCACAAAGACTAAGACACAATCGATATCTCGAACAGAGCTATGTCGACCAGTCCTCACGGTCAAGCAATTATCAAAAACATTTGCACTCCACACGGTTGATGAAACGGAGGTTGTTGGACTTGATGAGGTCTCATTTCAGGTTACTGCCGGTGAGTTTCTTGGTGTTGTTGGTGAGTCGGGGTCAGGAAAGTCTTCATTATTAAAATGTATTTATCGAACATATCAAGCGACTGATGGGGATATTCTGTATCATCAGCGTGTGCAAAATCCGGGGGATGAATCGAGTGATGAAATAACGACTGAGATTAATCTTGTCTCCTGTTCAGACCGAGAAATCATTCGCCTGCGAAAAAACGCAATCGGATATACATCACAATTTCTTGATGAGATCCCACGAGTTCCTGCAGTTGATGTCGTCGCGCGACCGCTGTGCGAGCAGGGATTTGCAGATAAGAAGGCTCGTGAACGTGCAAAATCGTTATTATCGCAACTTCGACTTCCCAAGTCATTATGGGAGGCATACCCAGCGACGTTCAGTGGAGGTGAGCGACAACGGGTCAATCTCGCACAGGCAATCGCACCAAAGCCTAATCTTCTCTTGCTTGATGAACCGACAAGTGCACTCGATCCAGAAACACGTCGTGCTGCGGTTGAACTGCTAGAAACGTATTTAGATGATGATACGACGGTTATCGGTGTGTTTCATAATGCGGATGTTGTCTCGGCTGTCGCCGACCGGATTGCCGTTCTTGATGAGGCACAACTCAAGCGAATTGAACCCGCTGAGACATACTCAGCGACACACTCGCGCACCGACTCAGTTGCTGTCGACCAGGAGAAAAAAACAAATAACGACTACACTGCAGATACTGCGGGCGATTCAGAGACGGACACTAACGGTGGAGACCCTCAATGA
- a CDS encoding permease, whose translation MTPSGIETALIDSGDYFVHLATILVPLFIGASFLVGLVEEYLPPETVEEILQKRNRGSGNVAAAGLGAVTPFCSCSTVPVLAGLLGAGAPLGLSFSFLLASPIVNEIAAFLLLGLFGVEVTAIYLISTLIAAIVGGVIIDILNLDHLVKNVQITTNDRTVATDGGTTSCSCSSNAQTTKTHRKRIETAAGGAWSFFTGAFPYLLLGMILGALIHGAVPASWLQQVAGNPLAVPLAALAGAPLYVSMAGMLGIAAPLVDQGVPIGTVIAFVVGGAGVSIPNLILLNKLFERKLLAIYAVTVVTTGTMLGYGLNFISI comes from the coding sequence ATGACTCCTTCTGGTATCGAGACGGCACTGATTGATTCTGGAGATTATTTTGTTCATCTGGCGACAATTCTTGTTCCGCTGTTCATCGGAGCATCGTTTCTCGTTGGACTTGTTGAGGAGTACTTGCCGCCGGAAACGGTCGAAGAGATACTCCAGAAGCGAAATCGAGGAAGCGGAAATGTTGCGGCAGCAGGTTTGGGTGCTGTGACGCCGTTTTGCTCATGTTCGACTGTGCCAGTTCTTGCAGGGCTACTTGGCGCTGGCGCACCGCTTGGATTGTCATTCTCATTTCTGTTGGCGTCGCCTATTGTCAATGAAATTGCTGCGTTCTTGTTATTGGGATTATTCGGCGTCGAAGTGACAGCAATATACCTCATCTCGACACTGATCGCCGCAATCGTTGGTGGGGTCATTATCGATATCCTCAATCTCGACCATCTGGTAAAAAATGTGCAAATTACGACGAACGATCGCACAGTCGCGACGGATGGGGGTACCACATCATGTTCGTGCTCAAGTAATGCACAGACGACAAAAACACACCGCAAACGGATTGAAACCGCTGCTGGAGGCGCTTGGTCGTTCTTTACTGGGGCATTCCCGTATCTCCTTCTTGGGATGATCCTCGGTGCACTGATTCACGGAGCAGTACCTGCTTCGTGGCTCCAACAGGTTGCTGGGAATCCACTTGCTGTTCCACTAGCCGCACTCGCAGGCGCACCGCTTTACGTCAGCATGGCAGGAATGCTCGGTATTGCTGCTCCGCTCGTTGACCAAGGCGTCCCAATTGGGACAGTTATCGCGTTTGTCGTCGGTGGTGCAGGTGTCAGCATCCCGAACCTGATCCTACTTAACAAACTCTTCGAGCGGAAACTCCTCGCTATTTATGCCGTCACTGTCGTTACGACTGGGACTATGCTCGGTTATGGATTGAACTTCATTTCTATTTGA
- a CDS encoding DUF7471 family protein — translation MIQRMILWVTHTDLVGFSLSLIFAMSAIGGVVLLSLSVVVYAQRRSFSYLLLTVAIGALVGRVLVGGLAFGGIMNESMHHLIEHGLDVVTLAAVIGAVYFARRVRGELSV, via the coding sequence ATGATTCAACGCATGATATTATGGGTTACGCACACGGACCTCGTAGGATTTTCGCTCTCGTTGATCTTCGCTATGAGTGCAATCGGTGGGGTAGTCTTACTTTCACTCAGTGTCGTCGTCTATGCGCAACGCCGGTCATTCTCATACCTCCTCTTGACAGTGGCTATCGGCGCGCTTGTCGGTCGTGTTCTCGTCGGGGGACTGGCGTTCGGCGGTATAATGAACGAATCGATGCATCATCTAATTGAACATGGGCTCGATGTTGTGACATTAGCCGCAGTCATCGGAGCAGTGTATTTCGCCCGACGGGTTCGTGGAGAGCTGAGCGTATGA
- a CDS encoding DUF5805 domain-containing protein: MSETESNTDRTSVMTYVSPAQKQEWVTHAETLNMSQSEFVRTMVQAGRRDFTVPDRSSITTETASQNTDSTNTNTNNSANTQTNSLRARVIDALTADTYHEWDELLAIVSENIEERLDKTLAELQEASVITYSGRHGGYTLREDADMIDNADTEILSGGES; the protein is encoded by the coding sequence ATGTCTGAGACTGAATCAAATACCGACCGCACCAGCGTAATGACGTACGTTTCACCCGCACAGAAGCAAGAATGGGTTACTCATGCTGAGACGCTCAATATGAGTCAAAGTGAGTTCGTCCGAACGATGGTCCAAGCGGGTCGTCGTGACTTTACTGTCCCAGATCGTTCGTCTATTACGACTGAGACAGCGTCTCAAAACACTGATTCGACGAACACAAATACCAATAATTCGGCGAACACACAGACAAATTCTCTGAGAGCACGTGTCATTGACGCTCTCACAGCGGACACGTATCACGAATGGGATGAGCTTCTTGCAATCGTTTCAGAAAATATTGAAGAGCGGCTTGATAAAACCCTCGCAGAACTTCAAGAGGCGAGTGTTATCACCTACAGCGGTCGTCACGGTGGGTATACCCTCCGTGAGGACGCTGATATGATCGATAACGCTGATACTGAAATTCTCTCCGGAGGCGAGAGCTAA
- a CDS encoding sugar phosphate isomerase/epimerase family protein — protein sequence MSTQQPQLGAAMDVRFGISVESFLEYITDLGLSHLELKREYLEGFPDTPTPATLGALTDRYDVSLTYHAPFRDWNMGSFNDAIRRNSVAQVKQTLDDAAAAEAGGVVVHAGSVPRRYPEWVREKAHNNACKSLRECAVYADRVGVPLCVENQPISDRDIRHTTTVADLASAVSIDGTDASLDVTFDIGHANVNGHEYQEFVEKFGDQIRVCHLHDNDGTSDQHEPLSDYDKFVTAIPADYFVFEMTSVADIGVSVGRPDVTVPECEL from the coding sequence ATGAGTACACAACAACCACAACTCGGTGCTGCGATGGATGTTCGATTTGGTATCTCAGTCGAATCATTTCTTGAATATATTACCGATCTGGGACTCTCACATCTTGAACTCAAACGCGAGTATCTTGAAGGATTTCCAGACACACCAACGCCGGCAACACTTGGCGCGCTCACAGATAGATATGATGTCTCACTTACCTATCACGCACCGTTTCGAGACTGGAACATGGGGAGTTTTAATGATGCTATTCGTCGAAATAGTGTTGCACAAGTGAAACAAACACTTGATGACGCTGCTGCGGCAGAGGCTGGTGGTGTTGTTGTTCACGCTGGGTCAGTCCCTCGTCGCTATCCTGAGTGGGTGCGAGAAAAAGCACATAATAATGCATGCAAGTCACTTCGAGAGTGCGCAGTCTACGCCGACCGTGTTGGTGTTCCACTCTGTGTTGAGAACCAACCAATAAGTGACCGTGATATTAGACATACAACAACAGTTGCTGATCTTGCATCAGCAGTATCTATTGACGGGACTGATGCATCACTTGATGTGACATTTGATATTGGACATGCGAATGTGAACGGGCATGAGTATCAAGAATTCGTTGAGAAATTTGGTGATCAAATCCGAGTCTGTCATCTGCATGATAATGATGGGACGAGCGACCAACATGAACCCCTCAGCGATTATGATAAATTCGTGACAGCGATTCCAGCAGATTACTTTGTCTTCGAAATGACATCAGTCGCAGATATTGGAGTCTCGGTCGGCAGACCTGATGTTACTGTCCCTGAATGTGAGTTGTAG
- a CDS encoding winged helix-turn-helix transcriptional regulator yields MTTRERIQAAIRAEPGIHFNELGRRLTLANGQIQYHVRRLERADEVDQEIYAGRTHYYDRDFDPELRRDVAVLRRETARDILSYLRDNGSSPPAEIAQRLGIARSTVEYHLDRLCDCELITKCYGTGSAVTVRISNHETVRELLGVVEPTFPERMTDRFTRLFDDVLHGWSADMDNK; encoded by the coding sequence ATGACAACGAGAGAACGAATCCAGGCAGCGATTCGAGCCGAGCCGGGGATTCATTTTAACGAACTTGGACGCCGACTTACCCTCGCTAACGGACAGATACAGTATCATGTCAGGCGGCTAGAACGAGCGGATGAAGTCGATCAAGAGATATACGCCGGACGGACACACTACTATGACCGGGACTTCGACCCTGAACTTCGGCGTGATGTCGCTGTCCTCAGACGCGAGACAGCACGAGACATTCTCTCATATCTACGCGACAATGGTTCAAGCCCCCCGGCGGAAATCGCCCAACGACTCGGTATTGCTAGAAGCACAGTTGAGTATCACCTGGATCGTTTATGTGACTGCGAACTTATCACAAAGTGTTACGGGACTGGCAGCGCTGTCACGGTGAGAATTAGTAATCATGAGACCGTTAGAGAACTCCTTGGAGTCGTGGAGCCAACGTTCCCTGAGCGGATGACTGATCGCTTTACCAGACTATTTGACGATGTGCTGCATGGGTGGTCCGCCGACATGGACAATAAGTAA
- a CDS encoding alpha-D-ribose 1-methylphosphonate 5-triphosphate diphosphatase: MSDNQTQNAHTHDGDNDTRDTTKSTHAQKKSHDDTRIMSVVIENGQVVTPSTVINGSIHIEGDRIKSVGENIKNETLSAADRRIDAAGQYLVPGLIDLHGDDIESHLYPRAGARIETQMALASADRANVAAGITTKFHAISFEVDPEANRSPELGAELTTAVEQTDGLIADHRIHARCEVTQKRCVEAIETLLDADDAGLVSVMSHIPGKGQFRDTDAFIEYYRNSQNHTVAEAEEMIDERGSLELETIRERVRRIVNCARDADIPVASHDDEDPTEVAQLHDIGVNISEYPINIETAKRAHATGMTVTMGAPNLIRGESQWGNLRTADAIEADVVDALVTDYHPMSLLAAVFIDTGEPLPTRVARVSKNPADAIGLTDRGRIEAGARADIAMVDPNPTPTVTRAFVAGAPVYRAEGAK; encoded by the coding sequence ATGAGTGATAATCAAACACAAAATGCGCACACCCACGATGGAGATAACGATACTCGTGACACAACGAAATCAACACATGCCCAAAAGAAATCTCATGACGACACCCGTATCATGAGTGTTGTTATTGAAAATGGGCAGGTTGTCACGCCATCGACCGTAATTAACGGTAGTATTCATATTGAGGGAGATCGAATTAAATCAGTCGGGGAGAATATCAAAAATGAGACACTATCCGCTGCGGACCGGCGCATCGACGCCGCAGGGCAGTATCTCGTTCCAGGTCTTATCGATCTTCATGGTGATGATATTGAATCACATCTGTACCCACGAGCAGGCGCGCGAATTGAGACACAGATGGCGTTGGCGAGTGCAGACCGCGCGAATGTCGCTGCTGGAATCACAACCAAATTTCATGCAATCTCGTTTGAGGTTGATCCCGAAGCAAATCGTTCACCTGAACTTGGCGCTGAACTCACCACGGCGGTTGAGCAAACTGATGGACTCATTGCTGACCACCGCATTCATGCTCGGTGTGAAGTGACACAGAAACGCTGTGTTGAGGCGATTGAGACGCTTCTTGACGCTGACGACGCAGGATTGGTTTCGGTCATGAGTCATATTCCTGGTAAAGGGCAGTTTCGCGATACAGATGCATTCATAGAGTATTATCGAAATTCGCAGAATCATACTGTCGCAGAGGCAGAAGAGATGATTGATGAGCGTGGCAGTCTTGAATTGGAGACAATTCGTGAACGAGTCCGTCGGATTGTTAACTGCGCACGCGATGCAGATATTCCAGTAGCATCACACGATGATGAGGATCCAACGGAGGTGGCGCAATTGCATGATATTGGTGTCAATATTAGTGAATATCCAATCAACATTGAGACGGCAAAGCGTGCTCATGCCACTGGGATGACTGTCACGATGGGAGCACCCAATCTCATTCGTGGGGAAAGCCAGTGGGGGAATCTCCGGACAGCGGACGCAATTGAGGCGGATGTGGTCGATGCGCTTGTCACAGACTATCATCCAATGTCGCTACTCGCAGCGGTATTCATCGATACGGGTGAGCCATTGCCAACGCGCGTTGCACGCGTCAGTAAGAATCCTGCTGATGCTATTGGGCTGACTGATCGTGGGCGCATCGAAGCTGGTGCACGTGCTGACATTGCAATGGTCGATCCCAATCCAACCCCAACAGTTACTCGTGCATTTGTCGCAGGGGCTCCTGTGTACCGTGCGGAGGGAGCAAAATGA
- a CDS encoding outer membrane protein assembly factor BamB family protein, with protein MKATTVTVAFGIVVILGAVIGFGLTGGVANDSELRATWTSDTGRQVSANHHAVAVADGGVYAPISDDGDGSCALISMDMVDGDTRWTYGIPSENCTIHAVADPTVTDVDSDGQNEVLAATTEKEVAILDTNSGDIEARLNLSDYGYTQPIVADLAPTTGQEIIAVDVTGTVFVFGSDGTTLWTASLNEYVWAQPTVEDFDRDSRPELLVGGQNGNAVLFGHNGTVEWNTTVSDKGSITWGTHGQADEDSALESFFATTGGDIVAVDGRNGSVEWRTMIGEFAAVRAFGDADSDGSSEVYATTQNGRVHALDSVTGEIEWTTEVVVDRVQMMPPPNLGDLDGDGSLELLTAGNDGSVSILDPETGNILSSYARDMQIFTHATIVDSDDDGASEAYVIYADGRVVRLEYD; from the coding sequence ATGAAAGCGACGACGGTAACCGTGGCGTTCGGTATCGTTGTCATCCTTGGCGCGGTTATCGGATTCGGTCTCACCGGCGGGGTGGCAAATGACTCCGAATTGAGAGCGACGTGGACGAGCGATACCGGGCGACAGGTGTCTGCGAATCACCATGCGGTCGCCGTGGCTGACGGTGGTGTATATGCGCCGATTAGCGATGACGGCGACGGGAGCTGTGCACTCATATCAATGGATATGGTTGATGGCGATACTCGCTGGACGTATGGAATTCCGTCAGAAAACTGCACCATACATGCTGTCGCCGATCCGACCGTCACCGATGTCGACAGCGACGGACAGAACGAAGTGCTGGCGGCAACGACCGAAAAGGAGGTTGCTATTCTCGATACAAACTCTGGGGATATTGAGGCGAGGCTTAATCTCTCTGACTACGGTTACACGCAGCCGATTGTCGCCGACCTCGCGCCGACAACTGGGCAGGAAATAATCGCAGTCGACGTGACCGGCACGGTGTTCGTCTTTGGATCAGACGGCACGACCCTCTGGACGGCAAGTCTTAATGAGTATGTCTGGGCACAACCAACTGTCGAAGACTTCGACAGGGATAGCAGACCCGAATTACTCGTCGGCGGTCAGAATGGAAATGCGGTACTGTTCGGTCACAATGGCACGGTTGAGTGGAATACTACTGTTTCTGACAAGGGGTCGATTACCTGGGGAACGCATGGGCAGGCTGATGAAGATTCAGCGCTAGAGAGCTTTTTTGCAACCACCGGTGGCGACATTGTGGCAGTTGACGGTCGAAACGGTTCTGTAGAGTGGCGCACTATGATCGGTGAGTTCGCTGCTGTCCGCGCGTTTGGTGATGCCGATAGCGATGGGTCGTCCGAGGTGTACGCGACGACGCAAAACGGCAGGGTTCATGCGCTTGATTCTGTCACCGGTGAGATAGAGTGGACGACCGAGGTAGTCGTCGATCGTGTGCAGATGATGCCACCACCAAACCTTGGTGATCTTGATGGCGACGGTTCGTTAGAACTTCTTACAGCCGGGAATGATGGAAGTGTAAGTATTCTCGATCCAGAAACAGGGAATATCTTGTCTTCGTATGCCCGAGACATGCAGATATTCACCCATGCTACTATAGTCGATTCCGATGACGATGGAGCGAGTGAGGCGTACGTCATCTATGCTGACGGACGCGTCGTTCGACTGGAGTACGACTGA
- a CDS encoding iron transporter, whose product MNRRQALTGIGVTIFGSTAGCIGNPSSLFETTSGRAPPLVEDRPNAVYLPTHVEGMNMIGVTNLGDLMVGLTYSYPHRFWTVENDGGEYTTQRTDIEQDDSVHLMAVPWDPKTGTVLPNTGLSVEITREDELVSEEVIYPMLSQRMGFHYGANFGLIGDGMYDISISMGGISASRYGQFKGKFAKASTSTISFEFSEQDMNNISYERLTSEQGQQKAVEPMSMEMIPTGGAPESLPGTNIGRGTSGDAVFVGTVVERDRFGSTPYLGVSVRTPHNGLVIPRMALSVSIDDTESVVLSSSLDPELGFHYGATVEGISTESAVEITVEVPPQVARHEGYETAFLEMSPLSLE is encoded by the coding sequence ATGAACCGACGACAAGCGTTGACCGGAATCGGCGTCACGATTTTTGGCTCCACTGCAGGATGTATCGGTAATCCGTCAAGCCTCTTCGAAACAACATCAGGGCGAGCACCACCACTTGTTGAAGATCGACCGAACGCAGTGTATCTTCCGACACACGTTGAGGGAATGAATATGATTGGGGTGACGAATCTTGGCGATCTCATGGTCGGACTCACCTACTCGTATCCGCATCGATTCTGGACGGTTGAAAACGATGGTGGTGAGTATACTACCCAGCGAACGGATATTGAACAGGATGACTCAGTCCATCTGATGGCGGTTCCGTGGGACCCTAAGACAGGAACTGTGCTTCCCAACACTGGTCTTTCCGTCGAGATTACTCGTGAGGATGAACTCGTGAGCGAAGAGGTCATTTACCCGATGCTCTCTCAACGAATGGGATTTCACTATGGAGCAAACTTCGGTCTTATCGGTGATGGTATGTATGATATCTCAATAAGCATGGGTGGGATCAGCGCCTCCCGATACGGTCAGTTTAAAGGCAAATTTGCGAAGGCTAGCACGAGCACGATATCATTCGAATTCTCTGAACAAGATATGAACAACATCTCTTACGAGAGATTAACCAGCGAGCAGGGTCAACAAAAGGCGGTTGAGCCTATGTCGATGGAGATGATACCAACTGGGGGCGCACCAGAATCGCTTCCAGGAACCAATATCGGACGCGGAACGAGTGGTGATGCCGTCTTTGTCGGGACCGTCGTTGAAAGGGACCGATTCGGATCAACTCCGTATCTTGGGGTCTCCGTCCGTACGCCGCACAATGGTCTTGTTATCCCCAGAATGGCGCTTTCAGTCTCGATCGATGATACCGAGTCCGTTGTCCTCTCTTCAAGCTTAGATCCAGAACTTGGATTCCACTACGGTGCAACTGTTGAGGGAATCTCAACAGAGAGTGCGGTCGAAATCACCGTCGAGGTTCCCCCGCAGGTCGCTCGGCACGAAGGGTACGAAACGGCATTTCTAGAGATGTCTCCACTCAGTCTCGAATAG
- a CDS encoding ArsR/SmtB family transcription factor, whose product MSESTPESTRQTLNRLYDNPEDRLTSLTELTADDTEIQTTQAVFKALSNEYRIQILEALRDGELCACEIQVVLDAPQSTVASHLRELKDTDLVNTRRQGKWTYYRIGDTAVLQLLDIADALGGKTA is encoded by the coding sequence ATGTCTGAATCCACTCCTGAATCGACACGACAAACGCTTAATCGTCTTTATGATAATCCCGAAGATCGTCTGACGTCGCTGACCGAGTTGACGGCTGACGACACAGAGATTCAAACGACGCAAGCAGTATTCAAAGCGCTCTCAAACGAGTACCGGATTCAAATTCTTGAAGCCCTCAGGGATGGGGAGTTGTGTGCGTGTGAAATACAGGTCGTCCTTGATGCTCCTCAGTCAACTGTCGCGAGCCATCTTCGTGAACTCAAAGACACCGATCTCGTCAACACGCGTCGACAGGGGAAGTGGACATATTATCGCATCGGAGATACAGCCGTCCTCCAATTACTCGACATTGCAGACGCACTTGGTGGGAAGACAGCATGA
- a CDS encoding SCO family protein: MSLRDVETPFFMTLYYLYCWIVCPLLVSTLRQIQPHSIEHDYTDAVAFYPIDFDPEHDTPEVVSAC, from the coding sequence GTGTCGCTTCGCGACGTTGAGACACCGTTCTTTATGACATTGTATTATCTGTACTGCTGGATAGTCTGTCCGTTGCTCGTCAGCACGCTCCGGCAGATACAGCCACACAGTATCGAACACGACTATACTGACGCTGTCGCGTTTTATCCAATCGACTTTGACCCCGAACACGACACACCGGAGGTAGTTTCAGCGTGCTAA
- a CDS encoding ATP-binding cassette domain-containing protein — protein MSMRLLEVSDIKKQYGSGCSACIERTGDDAGTNHCPVCDTVIACANINLTVDAGEVLGIVGESGSGKSSLAELIALEKDDEGEVAGDISYTEYDGNLLAVDYQTRHELKNTHLSLVHQHIRDGLELEFSGGGNVAEKLLSAGWRRYDDVRERVRNLFDATEIPVDRMDDPTHTYSGGMQRRVQIARALANEPDIIILDEPTAGLDVSVQARVLDMFRRIQQANNVAAIVVSHDLSVIRLLADRTAVMRHGRIIESGLTDRIMEDPHHEYTQTLINSVI, from the coding sequence ATGAGTATGAGATTACTCGAGGTATCAGATATAAAAAAGCAGTATGGCTCTGGATGCTCAGCGTGTATCGAACGCACTGGTGATGATGCTGGGACGAATCACTGTCCTGTTTGTGACACTGTCATTGCATGTGCAAACATTAATTTGACAGTCGACGCTGGTGAGGTGCTCGGGATTGTTGGAGAATCTGGATCTGGAAAGTCAAGTCTTGCAGAACTCATTGCACTTGAGAAAGATGATGAGGGAGAAGTAGCTGGTGACATTTCATATACAGAATATGATGGCAATCTCTTAGCTGTTGATTATCAAACACGACATGAACTGAAAAACACCCATCTGAGTCTCGTACATCAACATATTCGGGATGGACTCGAGTTAGAGTTTTCTGGCGGCGGTAATGTTGCAGAAAAACTGCTTTCTGCTGGATGGCGGCGATATGATGATGTCCGTGAACGGGTCCGGAACTTGTTTGACGCAACTGAGATTCCTGTTGACCGGATGGACGACCCAACCCACACATACTCTGGCGGTATGCAACGGCGTGTTCAGATTGCGCGTGCACTCGCCAATGAGCCTGATATCATCATTCTTGACGAACCAACAGCAGGGCTTGACGTAAGCGTTCAGGCTCGTGTCCTCGATATGTTTCGACGGATTCAGCAAGCAAACAATGTTGCTGCAATCGTCGTTTCACACGATCTGAGTGTCATCCGGTTGTTGGCTGACCGAACGGCGGTGATGCGACATGGACGGATTATCGAGTCGGGATTGACGGACCGTATCATGGAAGATCCACATCACGAGTACACACAGACACTCATTAATTCAGTAATTTAA
- a CDS encoding tyrosine-type recombinase/integrase, giving the protein MSVNTADGEVVHDPVGYFIQDMTYHGKSTQTRDAYNRVLRRFETFLTEESQDASDQTSPTEIDSTATSNIARATHRDCMAWIHSLRQTETADSTIATYASYLHRFYAYMSQIGAFESNPMTLVIAEMDERIDTNPSRREISLTDMRSFLADIHHPLEHAVIMTLIKTGIRAGELCNLDLRDIVLTDRKALDEVSTSNSQPLRAHLEGRGPSMYVSDAPAVGVVVAGEERTASNKRQRSTTIPIDEELDWALRRWLAIRPQTTSPAQPLFVSTTGQWGKRLTPHMVHHIVETHAKDVGWHNDGGDATENVTPHYFRHFFTTHLRDRTGDRGIVKYLRGDVGGDIIETYTHNWGDRVRETYEEHIYTIL; this is encoded by the coding sequence ATGAGTGTTAACACAGCAGACGGCGAGGTTGTTCATGACCCGGTTGGATACTTCATCCAAGATATGACCTATCATGGAAAATCAACGCAAACACGGGATGCATACAACCGTGTTCTTCGCCGCTTTGAGACGTTTCTCACAGAGGAGAGTCAAGATGCATCCGATCAAACATCACCGACAGAGATCGATTCGACTGCCACTAGTAATATCGCACGTGCAACACACCGCGATTGTATGGCATGGATCCACTCACTCCGGCAAACAGAGACCGCAGATAGCACCATCGCTACATATGCCTCCTATCTTCACCGATTTTATGCATATATGTCTCAGATCGGTGCATTCGAATCTAATCCAATGACACTTGTCATCGCTGAAATGGATGAGCGTATTGATACAAATCCATCTCGACGAGAGATTTCACTAACAGATATGCGGTCATTCCTTGCAGATATACATCACCCACTTGAGCACGCGGTAATCATGACACTCATCAAAACTGGGATACGCGCCGGTGAGCTCTGTAATCTTGATCTACGGGATATCGTACTTACCGATAGAAAAGCACTTGATGAGGTGTCGACAAGTAATTCTCAACCATTACGGGCACATCTTGAGGGACGAGGACCTTCGATGTATGTTTCAGACGCTCCAGCGGTCGGAGTTGTTGTCGCTGGTGAGGAGCGAACTGCCTCAAACAAGCGTCAGCGCTCAACAACGATTCCAATCGATGAGGAACTCGATTGGGCGCTACGACGCTGGCTTGCGATTCGCCCACAGACAACGTCGCCTGCTCAACCACTATTTGTCAGCACCACAGGACAGTGGGGGAAACGTCTTACACCACATATGGTCCATCACATAGTTGAAACCCACGCAAAGGATGTTGGATGGCACAATGATGGGGGCGATGCCACAGAAAATGTCACCCCACACTATTTTCGACATTTCTTCACGACACATCTTCGAGATAGAACTGGTGACCGTGGTATTGTCAAGTATCTTCGGGGTGATGTTGGCGGTGACATTATTGAGACATATACTCACAACTGGGGTGACAGAGTCCGTGAAACCTATGAAGAGCACATATACACGATACTGTAG